Within the Novosphingobium sp. SL115 genome, the region CGACGTCGCAAGGTAGCCAAGCCCCGTGTCAAGCACGGGGCGACGATAGTGGGTTTTAGGATTTGAGGGTATTTTGCTGGCCAGATGAATGTCGGCTTCTGCAGCGTCGGGAAAGCTGACTAAATGGCGGGAGTTGGGTGGAAGGCGGTCATTTAAGTTCTGATGGGCGTCCAGCGAAAAACTGCTAGACGAGAAGTGAGATGACCGCGAACTCAACAAGATTTTTCGACGGGATGAGCCCGAAGGATAGGTTACTGGGATGGAGCATCATCTTCGTTCCGATAGTTACCCTTGTCGCCCTCGGCGCGATTTTCCTTCGTCCGACCCCAATATCAGCAGATGCAGTTCTGGGTTGTTACATCGCCCTCGGAGCGCCCTCACTAGAGGTGAGGCGCGGTTCGATCCGCATTGACGAGCCCCAAGACCGCACCTTCACTTATGTCGCTGAACCCGCGAAAGTGGGGTATAGGCTGACGGTAGCTCCAGCGATGAGCCTACGGGCTAAGGGCGCGGGTCGCTATGTGTTCGTTCGAGACGAGCGCGGAATAGGATATTTTTGGCCTCTCCTGCCCAACCGATCCGATGACCCGCAGGATATGCGAAAGCCCGCAGACTTCAGCGGACGTTTCCAGTTAGTTACGGACGACGGTAAAACAGTCATCTATACGCGGGCGGATAAGCAGCCCTGTTTCTGATGACCGCAATGGCGTCGTAACCAGAACGGCAGATTTTGACGAAAAATCGGCAAATGCCGTCGCTCCAACGCCGGGAGGGGCAGAAACCCCTCCCGGTGCCATAATCAGTCCATTTCCCACGCGCGTTCGCCGTGGCTGGTGATGTCGAGGCCTTCGCGTTCTTCGTCCTCGGTCACGCGCATCGGGATGACCATCGAGACCATCAGCGCGCAGACGACGGTGGCGAAGGCGCTCCATAGCGCGACGATGCCGACGCCCGCGATTTGGGCGACGAGTTGGCGGGTGAGATCCATGCCTTCGGCATAGCCGGTGCCACCGAACGATTCAGAGATGAACACGGCGAGCAGGATCGACCCGATCATGCCGCCGACGCCGTGGACGGCGAAAACGTCGAGAGAATCGTCGATCTGGAGGCGCTGTTTGACCAGTTGGATCATGGGATAGCACACCACGGCTGCGGCAACGCCGAACAGCATGGCGGCGCCCGGCGCGATGAAACCGGCCGCAGGGGTGACCGTGGCGAGGCCCGCGATGGCGCCGGTGGCAAAGCCGACCGAGGTGGGTTTGCCGACCGAGAACTTTTCGATCACCAGCCACACCAGCGCGGCGACGCAGGCGGCAACGTGGGTGTTGATGATGGCCGAAGCGGCATCATCGTTGGCGGCAAGGGCCGAGCCGCCGTTGAAGCCGAACCAGCCGACCCAAAGCAGCGCTGCGCCCGCCATGGTCAGCGAGGGGCTGTGCGGCAGCATGAGGGTTTTGGGAAAGCCCATGCGTTTGCCCAACAGCATTGCGACGACCAGCGCCGAAACGCCCGCCGTTGTGTGAACGACAATGCCGCCGGCAAAATCGAGCGTGCCGAACTTGGTGGCGAGCCAGCCGCCGCCCCAAACCCAGTGGGCGGAAGGAGCATAGACCAGCAGGCCCCACAGTGCGCTGAATGCAACGACCCAGCCGAACCGCGCGCGATCCACCCATGCGCCGACCATGAGCGCCGGGGTGATGAGTGCAAAGCACATCTGGAACAGGGCAAACGCGCTTTCGGGAATGGCGGTATTGGCGCGGACATTGCCGAGATCGAGCAGCATCCACGCATTGCCGCTGCCCAGCCAGCCGCCGGTGACATCGCCAAAGGCCAGAGTATAGCCGACCATGATCCACAGCACCGAGGCGACAGCGGCAATCGCACCGACCTGAACCAGAACGGCCAGAAAGCCCTTGGCGCGCACAAGGCCGCCGTAGAACAGGGTAAGGCCGGGCATGGCCATCATCAGCACGAAGGCAGATGACACCAGAATCCATGCAGTATCGCCGGTATCGGCCACGTCTTCAGCGCTGATCGCATCAGCCTGTGCGTGGGCCAGCACGGGCAGAAACGCCGCGCCGAGGGCGATCAAAGTCGCCAGCTTGTTTCGCATTCGCAAAGTCTCCCCCTCGCAACCGCTACGCAGGGCAGCGTTGCCAGATCCTCTCCGCACGAGGCTCTAGAGCAAGATCAAGGGCGCGCACAAGCACGGTTGCGAACGATTGTTGTGCGAAAGGGGGATTCCAGATGATGGAGCTTAAACGAGGCCTTCCAGCACCTGATCGGGTGGGCGGTGGCCATCTGCCCAGAAGCGGATGTTGGCGATGACCTTGTCACCCGATGCGATGCGGCCTTCGAACGTGGCGCTGCCCATGTGGGGCAGGATGGCGACGTTGTGGTGGGCCAGCAGGCGGGCATCGACCTGGGGTTCGTGTTCGAACACATCAAGCCCGGCCCCGCCGATGCGGCCTTCGACCAGCGCGGCGATCAGCGCTTCTTCTTCGACCAACTGGCCGCGCGCCGTGTTTACCAGATAGGCTTCGGGCTTCATCAGCGCGATGCGGCGAGCGTCGATCAGGTGGTGCGTTTCGGGCGTGGCGGGACAGTGCAGGGTGAGGATGTCGGCATCGGCCACCAGACGATCCAGATCGGCCTCGAACCGGGCGCCGAACATCGTTTCAAGCGCTTCGGGCAGGCGGTGGCGGCTGTTGTAGGCGACATTCAGGCCAAAGGCGCGGGCACGGTGGGCGACGGCCTGACCGATGCGGCCCATGCCGACGATGCCCAGCGTCTTTCCAGCAAGGCGATGGCCAAGCATGGTGGACGGTGCCCAGCCTTCCCATTTGCCCGCGCGCAACATGCGCCCGCCGTGGTTGAGGCGGCGCGTGACCGAGATGATGAGTGCGATGGTCATGTCCGCGGTATCGTCGGTGAACACGCCCGGCGTGTTGGTGACGATGATCTTGCGTGCGCGGGCCGCGGAAAGATCGACATGTTCGGTGCCTGCGCCGAAATTGGCGATCAGGCCAAGCTGCGGCCCGGCCTGTGCGATCATATCCGCATCGATCCGGTCGGTTACCGTGGGGACGATGACATGGGCGGCCTGCATCGCGGCGATCAGCTCTGCGCGGGACAGGGGATGATCGTCAGCGTTCAGCGTGACGTCGAAAAGCTGTGCCATGCGGTCCTGCGTTTCGGGCAGGAGGCTGCGGGTGACAAACACACGCGGTTTGCCTTCGATGCGGCGGGTCGGGCGATAATCGGCGCTGGTGGACATGATGGCCAAAGCTTGGCGCAGGGGCAGGGGCCGGTCAAGCAGCAGGCAGGGTGATGATGGTGGACAGCATATTGCAGGGTGTTGCCCTGTGACGGCATTTTTGCGACGGGATGGGCCATGACCATCGGTGTTGCCAGACGATTTGCGATCAG harbors:
- a CDS encoding ammonium transporter — its product is MRNKLATLIALGAAFLPVLAHAQADAISAEDVADTGDTAWILVSSAFVLMMAMPGLTLFYGGLVRAKGFLAVLVQVGAIAAVASVLWIMVGYTLAFGDVTGGWLGSGNAWMLLDLGNVRANTAIPESAFALFQMCFALITPALMVGAWVDRARFGWVVAFSALWGLLVYAPSAHWVWGGGWLATKFGTLDFAGGIVVHTTAGVSALVVAMLLGKRMGFPKTLMLPHSPSLTMAGAALLWVGWFGFNGGSALAANDDAASAIINTHVAACVAALVWLVIEKFSVGKPTSVGFATGAIAGLATVTPAAGFIAPGAAMLFGVAAAVVCYPMIQLVKQRLQIDDSLDVFAVHGVGGMIGSILLAVFISESFGGTGYAEGMDLTRQLVAQIAGVGIVALWSAFATVVCALMVSMVIPMRVTEDEEREGLDITSHGERAWEMD
- a CDS encoding 2-hydroxyacid dehydrogenase; translation: MSTSADYRPTRRIEGKPRVFVTRSLLPETQDRMAQLFDVTLNADDHPLSRAELIAAMQAAHVIVPTVTDRIDADMIAQAGPQLGLIANFGAGTEHVDLSAARARKIIVTNTPGVFTDDTADMTIALIISVTRRLNHGGRMLRAGKWEGWAPSTMLGHRLAGKTLGIVGMGRIGQAVAHRARAFGLNVAYNSRHRLPEALETMFGARFEADLDRLVADADILTLHCPATPETHHLIDARRIALMKPEAYLVNTARGQLVEEEALIAALVEGRIGGAGLDVFEHEPQVDARLLAHHNVAILPHMGSATFEGRIASGDKVIANIRFWADGHRPPDQVLEGLV